Proteins encoded together in one Candidatus Baltobacteraceae bacterium window:
- a CDS encoding protease inhibitor I42 family protein, whose product MVRAPALRLRSLTLAALGMTAALALLGLAPHTPVFTDASQPVTVDAGEEFFIALPSNEATGYTWKQAIDDGKILAYEGNVYQNPSNGLIGGGGQQIFIYHANRSGATVIHFSYGRPFEPNAPPVRTLTFNVTVQ is encoded by the coding sequence ATGGTACGTGCGCCTGCCCTTCGACTTCGCTCGCTGACGCTCGCTGCGCTCGGGATGACAGCGGCTCTCGCACTGTTAGGGTTGGCGCCGCATACACCGGTGTTTACCGACGCTTCCCAGCCGGTGACCGTCGATGCCGGCGAGGAGTTCTTCATCGCGCTGCCGTCTAACGAGGCGACGGGCTATACGTGGAAGCAAGCGATCGACGACGGCAAGATTCTCGCCTACGAAGGCAACGTCTATCAAAATCCGAGTAACGGATTGATTGGCGGCGGCGGGCAGCAGATTTTTATCTATCACGCCAATCGCAGCGGCGCTACGGTAATCCACTTCTCCTACGGGCGGCCGTTCGAGCCGAACGCTCCGCCCGTCAGAACGCTGACGTTTAACGTAACGGTGCAATAG
- a CDS encoding tryptophan 2,3-dioxygenase family protein → MSERLSYGSYLKVNQLLDLQQPLSQPAHHDEMLFIIIHQVYELWFKQLLHELEAAMRAMDRDDLLRVAKHFRRIHTIQRLLEQQVDILETMTPQEFNAFRDNLNPASGFQSIQFREVEFLSGLRRTDVLKYVELDDAQRARLERRAAEPSLYDKLKGVLQRRGFAVDTPEALVESFRRIYSGEEGEYYDLYLLLEELIEFDERLLLWRGRHVRMVERMIGHKRGTGGSPGVDYLQATLAYKLFPELWEVRTLLGTSSTYA, encoded by the coding sequence ATGAGCGAACGCCTTTCGTACGGTTCCTATCTCAAGGTCAATCAGCTCTTGGACCTTCAGCAGCCGCTGTCGCAGCCGGCGCATCACGACGAAATGCTGTTCATCATCATCCATCAGGTCTACGAACTGTGGTTCAAGCAACTGCTGCACGAGCTCGAAGCCGCGATGCGGGCGATGGACCGCGACGACCTCTTGCGCGTCGCCAAGCATTTTCGGCGAATCCATACGATTCAACGGCTGCTCGAGCAGCAGGTCGATATTCTCGAGACGATGACGCCGCAAGAGTTCAACGCGTTTCGCGATAACCTCAATCCGGCCAGCGGGTTTCAGTCGATCCAGTTTCGCGAGGTCGAGTTTCTCTCCGGTCTGCGCCGCACCGACGTGCTCAAGTACGTCGAGCTCGACGACGCGCAGCGCGCGCGGCTCGAGCGCCGCGCTGCCGAGCCGTCGCTGTACGACAAGCTCAAAGGGGTACTGCAGCGGCGCGGATTCGCCGTCGACACGCCCGAAGCGCTCGTCGAGTCGTTTCGCCGCATCTACAGCGGTGAAGAGGGCGAGTATTACGATCTCTACTTGCTGCTCGAGGAGCTCATCGAGTTCGACGAGCGGCTCTTGCTGTGGCGCGGACGCCACGTGCGCATGGTCGAACGCATGATCGGCCACAAGCGCGGGACCGGAGGTTCGCCGGGCGTCGACTATCTGCAGGCGACGCTCGCCTACAAACTTTTCCCGGAGTTATGGGAAGTCCGCACGCTTTTAGGGACGAGCAGCACATATGCATAG
- a CDS encoding DUF962 domain-containing protein encodes MSFQEFWPRYLRAHSHPTTRALHVAGTLAATTLVAASVATRKPWLAAAALVAGYGPAWISHAVIERNKPETFRAPLSSLAADYLMAWHVLRGTIDQQYAHIGEA; translated from the coding sequence ATGTCCTTCCAAGAGTTTTGGCCGCGCTATCTGCGGGCGCACAGCCACCCAACGACGCGCGCCTTGCACGTCGCGGGAACGCTCGCCGCCACGACGCTGGTTGCCGCGTCCGTGGCGACGCGCAAACCCTGGCTCGCAGCCGCGGCGCTCGTAGCCGGTTACGGCCCCGCCTGGATTTCGCACGCGGTCATCGAGCGCAACAAGCCCGAGACGTTTAGGGCCCCGCTTTCGTCGCTCGCGGCGGATTATCTCATGGCTTGGCACGTGCTGCGCGGTACGATCGACCAACAGTACGCCCACATTGGAGAAGCGTAA
- a CDS encoding MFS transporter, whose amino-acid sequence MSNGTARWREYGQWTVLNALWIPLSFQDAALMTIAVPAALLKLAPAQHVAALSALASIAAFAAMIVQPFAGWLSDRLRRGGGQRKMFVAAGLAVDVAALIAVPFTHSLFAFSACLVIAVAAANVALAAYQALLPELVERIHWGAVSGVRGALTLVGTVLGLAIAGNAPDPHITFIAAAIALAICSLSLLGVREVEYEEPGHAHVRDWHDFMVVFAARTLVFFGLVLLQTFVLFYFHDVQGLPNASAGTAVAAFCTMLGATGSSIYLGILSDRAPRKIITAIAGVPMALAAIGFAIAPAPQWIFLYAFLFGIGFGGVFSSGWALAMDSIPAMRDVARDLGLWGIATNLPNVIAPQIGGWLIGLFHGTRDGYQAVFGLAGFSFALASLSVLRVGRYPMSSMWGIPLRFAAIAPTYWWNHTACRVRRFGSLPRKRAASVLLANHQHDLEGQAIVADAFMRGPWRHPIYMVNSRRMFEPGFLAVRLPFVRSLLRNYNAAPLFGALGMMPLENELSSREISALAWSIQRRHGALPLSEIFDEKTAAPFAPGTKTDDLLRAENFERSHTIVKLSALREPYRKEILDETRALVTEDLQRMENVVRRGATFYMTPEGFYSTDGRLGRIKGVYDRLAPHATVYLAGVSYDPFVSKRLSLLYRIVRLDDREHLKETLAAIRPVTASHLLGAWLEDRAQPFSAQEAIDGVTARLGALPPQLFVDPELRRNPARLVRAALPLMVDWGILRRDGAAYVLNETRGHPQFPKVQDIIAYQARFLEETIANAAYSTTITVE is encoded by the coding sequence TTGAGTAACGGAACGGCTCGTTGGCGCGAGTACGGGCAATGGACGGTGCTCAACGCACTTTGGATTCCGCTGTCGTTCCAAGACGCGGCGCTCATGACGATCGCGGTGCCGGCCGCACTGCTCAAGCTCGCGCCCGCCCAGCACGTCGCCGCGCTCTCGGCGCTGGCAAGTATCGCGGCGTTTGCCGCGATGATCGTTCAGCCGTTTGCGGGCTGGTTGTCGGATCGGCTGCGGCGCGGCGGCGGCCAGCGCAAGATGTTCGTCGCGGCGGGACTAGCCGTCGACGTCGCGGCGCTGATCGCGGTTCCGTTTACCCATTCATTGTTTGCATTCAGCGCTTGCCTCGTTATCGCGGTTGCCGCCGCGAACGTCGCGTTGGCGGCGTATCAAGCGCTGCTGCCCGAGCTCGTCGAGCGAATCCATTGGGGGGCGGTCTCGGGCGTGCGGGGCGCGCTGACGCTCGTCGGTACGGTGCTGGGGCTGGCAATCGCCGGCAACGCTCCCGATCCGCACATCACGTTTATCGCTGCGGCCATCGCTCTTGCGATCTGTTCGCTGTCGCTGCTGGGCGTGCGCGAGGTCGAGTACGAAGAGCCCGGGCACGCGCACGTGCGCGACTGGCACGACTTCATGGTCGTCTTCGCCGCGCGCACTCTCGTCTTTTTCGGATTGGTGCTGCTGCAGACGTTCGTGCTCTTTTATTTCCACGACGTGCAGGGGCTGCCCAACGCTTCGGCGGGCACCGCGGTCGCTGCGTTCTGCACGATGCTGGGCGCTACCGGGTCGTCGATCTATCTCGGCATTCTCTCCGACCGCGCGCCGCGCAAGATCATCACGGCGATAGCCGGAGTTCCAATGGCGCTCGCGGCAATCGGCTTTGCAATCGCGCCGGCGCCGCAGTGGATTTTCTTGTACGCGTTTCTGTTCGGGATCGGTTTCGGCGGCGTTTTTTCCAGCGGCTGGGCGCTGGCGATGGACAGCATTCCGGCCATGCGCGACGTGGCGCGCGATCTCGGGCTGTGGGGCATCGCGACGAACCTGCCCAACGTGATCGCACCACAGATCGGCGGTTGGCTAATCGGCCTCTTTCACGGTACGCGCGACGGGTATCAAGCCGTCTTCGGGCTGGCGGGGTTTAGCTTCGCGCTGGCGTCGCTCTCGGTGCTGCGCGTCGGTCGTTATCCGATGTCGTCGATGTGGGGGATTCCCCTTCGCTTCGCCGCTATCGCTCCGACCTATTGGTGGAATCACACGGCCTGCCGCGTACGGCGCTTTGGAAGCCTTCCGCGCAAACGCGCGGCGAGCGTTCTTCTCGCTAACCATCAGCACGATCTCGAAGGGCAAGCGATCGTGGCCGACGCCTTTATGCGTGGTCCGTGGCGCCATCCCATCTACATGGTGAACTCGCGCCGGATGTTCGAGCCCGGATTCCTTGCCGTGCGGCTGCCCTTCGTGCGTTCGCTTCTGCGCAACTACAATGCCGCTCCGCTGTTCGGCGCACTCGGTATGATGCCGCTCGAGAACGAACTGAGCTCGCGCGAGATTTCGGCGCTGGCGTGGTCGATTCAGCGACGGCACGGTGCGCTGCCGCTGAGCGAGATCTTCGACGAAAAGACCGCGGCGCCGTTTGCGCCGGGGACGAAGACCGACGATCTGCTGCGCGCGGAAAACTTTGAACGATCGCACACGATCGTCAAGCTGAGCGCGCTGCGCGAGCCGTACCGCAAAGAGATTCTCGACGAGACCCGCGCCCTGGTTACCGAAGATTTACAGCGCATGGAGAACGTGGTGCGGCGTGGGGCGACGTTCTACATGACGCCCGAAGGGTTCTATTCGACCGACGGACGGCTAGGTCGAATAAAGGGCGTCTACGATCGATTGGCGCCGCATGCGACGGTCTATCTCGCGGGCGTCAGCTACGATCCGTTCGTCTCGAAGCGATTGTCGCTGCTGTACCGGATCGTTCGTCTCGACGATCGCGAACACTTAAAAGAGACGCTCGCGGCGATTCGTCCGGTGACGGCGAGCCATCTGCTGGGCGCGTGGCTCGAAGACCGCGCGCAGCCGTTTAGCGCGCAAGAGGCGATCGACGGCGTAACGGCGCGCCTGGGCGCCCTGCCGCCGCAACTTTTCGTCGATCCCGAGCTTCGGCGCAATCCCGCGCGTTTGGTGCGCGCCGCCCTTCCGTTGATGGTCGACTGGGGAATTCTGCGGCGCGACGGTGCCGCTTACGTCTTAAACGAGACGCGGGGTCACCCGCAGTTCCCGAAGGTGCAGGACATTATCGCCTATCAGGCGCGCTTCTTGGAAGAAACGATCGCCAACGCCGCTTACTCGACGACGATCACCGTCGAGTAA